One genomic region from Glaciimonas sp. PAMC28666 encodes:
- a CDS encoding TolC family protein, whose translation MMMRPLLKTHSLNFHSAVISVLILLSLGGCASYQALPLNDQSNLLTHIPALTIDARQLSLPELGAHSFAPAPDGLDMTDIAILAVLNNPDLKSARNDAHIAHAQAFSASLLPNPQLALSDAFVSSPVPGSTPAFGIGPSYDFGALLTHSALRKAANAESDKTDLSLLWQEWQVIAQARMLFIKLTQGEKLMRILQEQRDEFAQRSQRNQAALQRGLITVDTATVALTSLQEVQRQINDGQRQQNQARHDLNALLGLAPGVPVPLHGSAQLPPLDRAQIVATLPHLSQRRPDLMALEYGYKAQDQRYRAAIIAQFPSLVIGLTRARDNSNVTSQGFNISLSIPIFNHNQGNIAVEQTTRQKLHDDYQQRINVAHSDIDRILTEQDINQQQMLQINSSLQQLTTQRQKIQGALRESNVDALVLSNIDTAWLAKQTEQVTLEQAMLEQRVALQTLIGGELPTQLPPESLGKS comes from the coding sequence ATGATGATGCGTCCACTATTGAAAACACACAGCTTAAATTTCCATTCAGCCGTAATCAGCGTGTTAATTTTGCTAAGTTTGGGAGGTTGTGCCAGTTATCAAGCGTTGCCATTAAACGATCAATCCAATTTGCTCACCCACATCCCTGCGCTAACGATTGACGCCAGGCAATTATCCTTGCCTGAACTGGGCGCGCATTCTTTTGCGCCGGCACCAGATGGGCTGGATATGACTGACATCGCAATATTAGCGGTACTCAACAATCCAGATCTGAAGTCGGCTCGCAATGATGCGCATATTGCACACGCGCAGGCGTTCTCGGCATCGCTATTACCTAACCCGCAACTAGCGTTGTCGGATGCTTTCGTAAGCAGTCCTGTACCGGGTTCCACCCCCGCTTTCGGTATCGGGCCAAGTTACGATTTTGGTGCGTTATTAACCCATTCAGCATTGCGTAAAGCCGCCAACGCGGAATCTGACAAAACAGACTTGAGCTTGTTATGGCAGGAATGGCAGGTGATCGCACAAGCGCGCATGCTATTTATCAAGCTCACGCAGGGTGAAAAATTGATGCGCATATTACAGGAGCAACGCGATGAATTTGCGCAACGTTCCCAACGCAATCAGGCAGCACTGCAGCGTGGCCTGATCACTGTCGACACGGCAACCGTCGCATTGACCTCACTGCAAGAGGTACAGCGTCAAATTAATGACGGGCAACGCCAGCAGAACCAGGCCAGACACGACTTGAATGCATTATTAGGATTGGCACCGGGGGTACCGGTACCGTTACACGGCTCCGCACAATTGCCGCCCCTCGACCGGGCACAGATAGTTGCCACTTTGCCCCATTTGAGTCAACGTCGCCCCGATTTAATGGCGCTGGAATACGGTTATAAGGCGCAGGATCAACGCTATCGGGCTGCAATCATCGCGCAGTTTCCGTCGCTTGTAATCGGCTTGACGCGCGCACGTGACAACAGCAATGTGACCTCGCAAGGATTCAATATTTCGTTATCCATCCCAATTTTTAATCATAACCAAGGCAATATCGCTGTTGAACAAACCACCCGACAGAAACTGCACGACGACTATCAGCAGCGCATCAATGTGGCGCACAGCGATATCGATAGGATTTTGACGGAACAGGACATCAACCAGCAGCAAATGCTTCAGATAAACAGCAGTCTGCAACAACTGACAACGCAACGACAAAAAATTCAGGGGGCATTGAGAGAGAGTAACGTCGATGCGCTCGTGCTTTCCAATATCGATACCGCGTGGTTGGCCAAACAAACAGAGCAAGTCACGTTGGAGCAAGCCATGCTGGAGCAGCGTGTCGCGCTGCAAACGCTGATTGGAGGCGAATTACCCACTCAGTTGCCACCCGAATCCCTAGGAAAGTCGTAA
- a CDS encoding nitronate monooxygenase family protein translates to MNTLQTLLGIALPIIQAPMAGVQDHKLTLAVSNAGGLGSLPCAMLSLETLRKELAEIRAHTTKPYNVNFFCHQPTTPIAAREATWRATLARYYQELGLDQDAISAGPGRSPFSAEIADVLSEFKPAVVSFHFGLPSPDLLARVRSWDSKILCSATTVEEALWLEAHGVDAIIAQGLEAGGHRGNFLSDDLSTHSGTFALLPQIVRAVTLPVIAAGGIVDASGISAAMALGAAGVQIGTAYMLCPEATTSTLHRAALKSEAARHTALTNLFTGRPARGIVNRIMREQGPISGAPPAFPLATAAIAPLRVMAESQGSSDFSPLWSGQNASGCKEISAADLTREFAAGL, encoded by the coding sequence ATGAATACCTTACAAACACTATTAGGGATTGCGCTACCCATCATTCAAGCTCCGATGGCAGGGGTGCAGGATCACAAGCTTACGCTGGCCGTCTCCAATGCAGGCGGACTAGGCTCGCTCCCGTGCGCCATGTTAAGCCTTGAGACGTTGCGCAAGGAACTGGCCGAGATCCGTGCACATACCACGAAGCCATACAACGTCAACTTCTTTTGCCATCAGCCCACCACGCCAATTGCTGCGCGAGAAGCGACGTGGCGAGCGACACTTGCTCGGTATTACCAAGAACTTGGGCTTGATCAGGATGCCATTTCGGCAGGCCCCGGACGCTCACCCTTCAGTGCTGAAATCGCCGATGTGTTATCCGAATTCAAGCCTGCAGTAGTGAGCTTTCATTTTGGTTTGCCTTCCCCCGATTTGTTGGCACGCGTGCGTTCATGGGATTCTAAAATACTTTGTTCGGCGACCACAGTGGAAGAAGCGCTTTGGCTTGAGGCGCATGGCGTCGATGCCATCATTGCGCAGGGTCTTGAAGCAGGTGGTCATCGCGGCAATTTCTTGTCGGACGATCTCAGTACGCACAGTGGGACGTTCGCACTATTGCCGCAAATTGTGCGCGCTGTGACACTTCCCGTCATCGCAGCCGGTGGCATTGTTGACGCAAGCGGCATCTCCGCTGCGATGGCGCTTGGGGCCGCCGGCGTTCAGATCGGAACAGCGTATATGCTCTGTCCCGAAGCCACGACCAGCACGCTGCATCGGGCCGCTCTCAAAAGCGAGGCCGCGCGCCACACCGCGCTCACCAATCTCTTCACCGGCCGACCTGCACGAGGGATCGTCAACCGCATTATGCGGGAACAGGGCCCGATCAGCGGTGCACCGCCCGCGTTTCCACTGGCGACCGCGGCAATCGCGCCATTACGCGTAATGGCCGAGAGTCAGGGCAGCAGTGATTTCTCACCATTGTGGTCGGGACAGAATGCCAGCGGCTGCAAAGAAATATCCGCAGCTGATCTCACAAGGGAGTTTGCAGCAGGCCTCTGA
- a CDS encoding DUF4148 domain-containing protein, with product MNIKNISVGLVLAAAAGVAFAGTPYPVEGTFAPVDNGVHVVAETQAGFDSSGDAYPVDVVSKSSLTRQQVQAEYRAANRPPLKNPSYAELVFLR from the coding sequence ATGAACATTAAGAATATTTCCGTCGGACTCGTGTTGGCTGCAGCTGCTGGTGTTGCATTTGCAGGGACCCCGTATCCCGTCGAGGGCACGTTCGCGCCAGTTGATAACGGTGTTCACGTGGTGGCTGAAACGCAAGCTGGTTTTGATAGCAGCGGTGACGCCTATCCCGTTGACGTCGTATCAAAATCCTCGCTGACCCGGCAGCAGGTGCAAGCTGAATACAGAGCGGCGAATCGCCCGCCCTTAAAAAATCCCAGCTATGCCGAACTGGTCTTTTTACGCTAA
- a CDS encoding porin, with amino-acid sequence MNKLIDNATVTKAAMAAIVAIAAMSGTSAALAQSQVTMYGIIDTGVEYVTNANAAGNSVVRIPSLTGTFPSRIGFKGTEDLGGGLQAMFVLENGFAPDTGSMGQGNRLFGRQSYVGLKNSYGAIMFGRQVNMTYLASLKSDVMGPNIFSISSLDSYLPNARSDNAIGYLGTFAQFTVGATYSFGRDNSSAGGPAATGCAGEIAGDSKACRQVTGLLAYDAASFGVASAYDILYGGPGAAAGLTNSSYHDQRISLNGYVIFGQTKIGGGLIDRKIQAATATHSDLYYLGVSYPFANYWILDAQVSRLKIKDTAKVSTLSVARLTYNLSKRTALYTSLGYIQNSGSAAVALDAGGTVGTGLNQAGVMSGIRHTF; translated from the coding sequence ATGAACAAATTAATAGACAACGCAACGGTTACAAAGGCGGCAATGGCCGCAATCGTGGCGATAGCAGCCATGTCTGGAACATCTGCGGCGCTGGCACAATCGCAGGTCACGATGTACGGCATCATCGATACCGGTGTTGAATATGTCACCAATGCCAACGCGGCCGGAAATTCAGTGGTGAGAATACCGTCGTTGACTGGCACATTTCCATCGCGAATTGGATTCAAAGGCACTGAGGATCTGGGTGGCGGTCTGCAGGCAATGTTTGTGCTTGAGAATGGCTTCGCACCAGATACCGGTAGCATGGGGCAAGGCAATCGCTTGTTTGGGCGTCAGTCGTATGTCGGTTTGAAAAATTCGTATGGTGCGATCATGTTTGGACGACAAGTGAATATGACGTATCTCGCCTCGCTCAAGTCTGACGTGATGGGACCCAATATTTTTTCAATCAGCAGTCTTGATTCTTATCTACCCAATGCGCGTAGCGATAACGCGATTGGCTATCTCGGCACGTTCGCGCAGTTCACAGTCGGTGCAACCTACAGCTTTGGACGCGACAACTCGTCTGCTGGTGGCCCTGCCGCAACCGGTTGTGCTGGCGAAATTGCAGGGGATTCCAAAGCCTGTCGCCAGGTGACCGGATTGCTGGCCTATGACGCTGCCTCGTTCGGTGTGGCTAGCGCCTACGATATTCTATACGGTGGTCCCGGAGCCGCCGCAGGATTGACCAACAGCAGTTACCACGATCAACGTATTTCATTGAATGGGTATGTGATTTTCGGCCAGACCAAAATCGGTGGAGGCTTGATCGATCGGAAGATACAGGCCGCCACAGCGACCCATTCTGATCTGTATTACCTTGGTGTCAGCTATCCATTCGCTAATTACTGGATACTGGACGCACAGGTTTCACGTTTGAAAATCAAGGACACTGCCAAGGTCTCGACCTTATCCGTGGCGCGCCTCACTTATAACCTGTCGAAGCGTACCGCGCTATATACATCGCTTGGCTACATCCAAAATTCCGGTTCCGCAGCCGTCGCATTGGACGCTGGCGGCACGGTGGGTACTGGACTTAATCAAGCCGGTGTCATGTCGGGAATTCGCCATACCTTCTAA
- a CDS encoding MFS transporter, protein MRQIDVHKLADEARFNRFHGLVLLWCALIIIFDGYDLAVAGIAVPSIMKDMGVTAQNAGFMVSAALFGMMFGAIFLGTIADKIGRRKAIAICIGLFSIFTAAAGFTHDPYTFSAMRFLAGLGIGGVMPNVVAQMTEYAPKRIRSTMVTLMFSGYAVGGMLAALLGKGLIETYGWSSVFLAAGFPIILIPFILKWLPESMPYLIKENRIEELKAIVARVEPNYRPDANDRFALPAADRSEGAQIGKLFLDGRGFSTLMFWLAFFMCLFMVYALSSWLTKLMASAGYSLGSALTFVLVLNFGAVIGAVGGGWLADRFHIKYVLVGMYALAAVSITLLGYKVPTEVLFILVGLAGASTIGTQIVTYAYAGQFYPMAIRSTGIGWASGVGRSGAILAPIVIGTLVGLALPLEMNFMAIAVPAVIAMIAVLLINHKRSASAHPQERSTTPSTHPSHALGSAPAASSGS, encoded by the coding sequence ATGCGACAAATTGATGTTCATAAGCTAGCCGATGAAGCACGGTTCAATAGGTTTCACGGACTGGTATTACTATGGTGTGCACTTATCATCATCTTTGATGGTTACGACCTCGCGGTAGCGGGAATCGCGGTTCCTTCCATCATGAAGGATATGGGCGTTACTGCTCAAAATGCTGGTTTTATGGTGAGCGCGGCCTTGTTTGGCATGATGTTCGGTGCCATATTTCTTGGCACCATCGCTGACAAAATTGGCCGCCGCAAAGCCATCGCCATTTGCATCGGCTTGTTCAGTATTTTCACCGCTGCCGCTGGTTTCACCCACGACCCTTATACATTCAGTGCCATGCGCTTCCTCGCCGGCTTGGGAATTGGTGGTGTGATGCCGAATGTGGTCGCGCAGATGACTGAATATGCGCCAAAGCGTATCCGCTCCACCATGGTGACACTGATGTTCAGTGGCTACGCCGTCGGAGGCATGCTAGCAGCATTGCTGGGCAAAGGTCTGATCGAAACTTACGGCTGGTCGTCGGTATTTTTGGCGGCCGGTTTTCCAATTATCCTCATCCCATTTATCCTGAAATGGTTGCCGGAATCAATGCCCTACCTAATCAAGGAAAATCGCATTGAGGAACTCAAAGCGATCGTTGCGCGCGTAGAACCAAACTATCGGCCCGATGCAAACGACCGCTTTGCGTTACCTGCAGCGGACAGGTCCGAAGGCGCACAGATCGGTAAGCTTTTCCTCGACGGCCGTGGCTTTAGCACCCTGATGTTCTGGCTTGCGTTTTTCATGTGCCTTTTCATGGTCTATGCGCTGAGTTCCTGGCTCACTAAACTGATGGCCAGTGCGGGTTACAGCTTAGGCTCCGCCCTGACCTTCGTGCTGGTTCTCAACTTCGGTGCTGTCATTGGTGCCGTCGGTGGCGGCTGGCTGGCTGATCGCTTTCACATTAAATACGTGCTGGTGGGAATGTATGCACTCGCTGCCGTATCCATCACGCTGTTGGGCTACAAAGTTCCTACAGAGGTATTGTTCATTTTAGTTGGTCTGGCTGGCGCATCAACAATTGGTACGCAAATTGTGACCTATGCGTATGCCGGTCAGTTCTACCCAATGGCAATACGTTCCACCGGAATCGGCTGGGCTTCTGGCGTCGGCCGCAGCGGTGCCATTCTCGCACCAATCGTCATTGGAACGCTCGTGGGACTGGCATTGCCATTGGAAATGAACTTTATGGCGATTGCCGTGCCGGCAGTGATTGCCATGATCGCGGTATTACTCATCAATCACAAACGCTCGGCATCAGCCCATCCGCAAGAGCGCAGTACCACACCTTCTACTCACCCATCGCACGCTTTAGGTTCAGCACCGGCGGCGTCATCGGGTTCGTAA
- a CDS encoding GMC family oxidoreductase, with amino-acid sequence MEKSQRRSADLENGDRINLLEQAMMQGRIDRRSFMKFAAALGLSATSAAAMAQNASAVESNQSALAGNLQRQYDYIICGAGSSGCVIASRLSENPDVKVLLIEAGRGDQVPAIQDPGIWFTNLGTEREWGDKSVPQRNLNNRQISLAMGKAIGGGSSINVMAYARGHKNDFDYWAAEAGDPRWNYEHVLGIYKRIEDWQGAPDPAYRGTGGNVWVQPANAPNPIAPAMVKAAASVGIPSFDDHNGAMMEGPGGCAIANTTIKDGRRRNMASQYLHPVMARSNLTILTQAEVQKITLNGKRATGVEFIWQGKIYKIDAAKEVVLSTGALNSPKLLMLSGIGDEASLKRVGIRAIHHVPGVGQNFMDHILLGGCVWEYNTAQLPRNNLAECTFFWKSDSRLDTPDLQPFQIEIPYTSEVTGKQFAIPQAAWSIAPGLVRPASRGHVELQSSDPRDHLKIHANFLSDPADMKALVRAVELCREIGNAPELRAFAKREVMPGPLKGKELENFIRNAAMTYWHETGTCKMGRDAMAVVDHKLRVRGIEGLRIADGSIMPRVTTGNTMAPCMIIGERMAGILKQA; translated from the coding sequence ATGGAAAAAAGTCAGCGGAGGTCCGCCGACCTGGAGAACGGCGACCGTATTAATCTGCTTGAACAGGCGATGATGCAGGGCCGGATCGACCGGCGTAGCTTTATGAAATTTGCAGCGGCGTTAGGATTGTCAGCCACCTCGGCCGCAGCGATGGCTCAAAATGCATCGGCCGTTGAATCAAATCAGTCCGCACTCGCCGGTAACTTACAGCGACAATACGATTACATCATCTGCGGAGCCGGATCATCGGGTTGTGTCATAGCAAGCCGCCTTTCGGAAAATCCCGATGTCAAGGTGTTATTGATCGAAGCAGGGAGAGGCGATCAGGTTCCCGCTATTCAAGACCCTGGTATCTGGTTCACCAACCTTGGTACCGAACGCGAATGGGGTGATAAATCGGTACCGCAGCGCAATTTGAACAATCGTCAAATCAGTCTGGCAATGGGAAAGGCCATTGGAGGCGGTAGCAGCATTAATGTCATGGCCTATGCGCGCGGCCACAAAAATGATTTCGACTACTGGGCCGCCGAAGCAGGAGACCCGCGTTGGAATTATGAGCACGTGCTTGGAATATACAAACGCATCGAAGATTGGCAAGGCGCTCCTGACCCTGCCTACCGTGGTACTGGCGGTAACGTATGGGTGCAGCCCGCCAACGCACCCAATCCAATTGCCCCGGCAATGGTAAAAGCCGCTGCATCGGTCGGCATTCCTTCTTTCGACGATCACAATGGCGCGATGATGGAAGGACCCGGTGGCTGCGCCATCGCCAACACCACGATAAAAGACGGCCGTCGCCGTAACATGGCGTCGCAATATCTTCATCCTGTGATGGCGCGTTCCAATCTGACTATATTGACGCAGGCCGAAGTACAAAAGATCACCTTGAATGGCAAACGCGCTACCGGCGTGGAGTTTATCTGGCAAGGAAAAATTTATAAGATCGATGCTGCGAAAGAAGTGGTCTTGTCGACCGGCGCGTTGAATTCTCCGAAGTTGCTCATGCTGTCAGGTATCGGCGATGAAGCATCGCTCAAGCGCGTCGGCATCCGTGCGATTCATCATGTACCCGGCGTTGGACAAAACTTCATGGATCATATTCTGCTTGGAGGCTGCGTCTGGGAGTACAACACAGCGCAGCTGCCCCGCAATAATCTCGCGGAGTGCACATTTTTCTGGAAGAGTGATAGTCGTCTCGATACGCCGGATCTGCAGCCGTTTCAGATTGAAATTCCTTACACCAGCGAAGTGACCGGGAAACAATTTGCGATTCCCCAAGCGGCCTGGTCAATTGCGCCGGGACTTGTACGTCCGGCTAGCCGTGGCCATGTGGAGTTGCAATCGTCCGATCCGCGCGATCACCTGAAAATTCATGCCAACTTTTTGAGCGATCCAGCTGACATGAAAGCGCTGGTGCGGGCTGTCGAACTTTGCCGGGAGATTGGTAATGCGCCGGAATTGCGCGCGTTCGCCAAACGTGAGGTCATGCCAGGCCCGCTCAAAGGAAAGGAGTTGGAAAACTTTATCCGCAATGCTGCGATGACCTATTGGCACGAGACGGGTACCTGCAAAATGGGTCGCGACGCCATGGCCGTAGTCGACCACAAGTTACGCGTGCGAGGAATAGAAGGACTGCGCATAGCTGACGGTTCGATCATGCCACGCGTCACGACCGGCAATACGATGGCACCGTGCATGATCATCGGCGAACGCATGGCAGGAATTCTGAAGCAGGCTTAA
- a CDS encoding benzaldehyde dehydrogenase encodes MNTLNVTNSWDSKIYSGGWITSEGGSAAVVEPATGQVLAHIGIGSAEDVNQAVQTARQAQLGWAHMPFDQRATIMREAARLIRERAVEFNVWNIRQCGSISAKADWELNATCEQILMAAALPMQPDGLLFPSSMPGRTNLSRQVPIGVIGVITPWNFPLLLAMRSVAPALALGNAVVLKPDQQSAICGGALIAQAFEDAGLPSGVLHVIPGGPETGDALVKHPDVGMISFTGSTAVGRAIGQTCGYLLKKVALELGGNNAIIVLDDADVDAASSSGAWGAFLHQGQICMQTGRHLVHHSVASQYAEKLAARAEKLFVGDPNTEQVHLGPLINRKQCDRIHAIVQETLRAGAQALTGATHEGLFYRPTVLTGVTPDMPAFHEELFGPVAPITIFHNDDEAVELVNRSAYGLCAAIHTRNISRGVTLSQRLNTGMIHINDQTVNNEFHVPFGGMGSSGNGGRFGGPANVHEFTQSQWLSIMEKPIIYPF; translated from the coding sequence ATGAATACATTAAATGTTACCAATAGTTGGGATAGCAAGATTTACTCAGGCGGCTGGATCACCTCTGAAGGAGGAAGCGCTGCGGTAGTCGAGCCAGCCACAGGACAGGTTCTTGCGCATATCGGTATCGGTTCCGCGGAGGATGTGAATCAGGCCGTACAAACTGCGCGTCAGGCACAACTTGGTTGGGCGCACATGCCATTTGACCAGCGCGCGACTATTATGCGGGAGGCTGCCCGTTTGATACGTGAGCGCGCTGTCGAATTCAATGTGTGGAATATCCGTCAGTGTGGTTCCATTTCCGCCAAGGCAGACTGGGAACTGAACGCCACCTGCGAACAAATACTGATGGCAGCGGCACTGCCGATGCAGCCAGACGGCTTATTGTTTCCGTCCTCGATGCCGGGTCGGACCAATCTCAGCCGCCAGGTACCTATCGGTGTGATCGGCGTGATCACTCCGTGGAATTTTCCGCTCTTACTGGCAATGCGATCAGTCGCGCCGGCACTCGCGTTAGGAAACGCCGTCGTTCTGAAACCCGATCAGCAAAGCGCCATTTGCGGCGGTGCGTTAATTGCGCAGGCGTTCGAGGATGCGGGTCTGCCGTCCGGCGTACTGCACGTTATTCCCGGCGGCCCGGAAACCGGCGATGCATTGGTAAAACATCCAGACGTCGGGATGATTTCTTTTACCGGTTCGACCGCTGTGGGCCGTGCGATTGGGCAAACATGCGGTTATCTGCTGAAGAAAGTTGCCCTCGAACTGGGCGGTAATAACGCGATCATCGTTCTGGACGATGCCGACGTGGACGCGGCCAGCTCCAGCGGTGCATGGGGTGCGTTCCTGCATCAGGGACAGATATGCATGCAGACGGGACGCCATCTGGTGCATCATTCGGTCGCCAGTCAGTATGCGGAAAAACTGGCGGCCCGCGCTGAAAAACTTTTTGTCGGCGATCCGAATACCGAACAGGTCCATCTCGGTCCTTTGATTAACCGCAAACAGTGCGACCGCATTCATGCCATCGTGCAAGAGACGTTGCGCGCAGGTGCGCAAGCATTAACCGGTGCCACGCATGAAGGGCTGTTCTATCGTCCGACAGTGCTTACAGGCGTGACACCGGACATGCCGGCATTCCATGAAGAACTATTCGGACCGGTTGCACCAATCACCATTTTCCACAACGATGATGAAGCGGTCGAACTTGTCAATCGCTCCGCATACGGGCTTTGTGCTGCTATTCATACCCGTAACATTTCACGCGGCGTCACGCTATCTCAGCGACTTAACACCGGCATGATCCACATCAACGATCAGACGGTTAACAACGAATTTCATGTGCCGTTTGGTGGCATGGGATCTTCGGGGAATGGAGGGCGCTTCGGCGGTCCGGCCAATGTCCATGAATTCACCCAAAGCCAATGGCTAAGCATCATGGAAAAACCAATCATTTATCCCTTCTGA
- a CDS encoding transporter yields the protein MNQLKSHKSFISNTVKTFASAGFAALACSSGAAEISTDPGDYVALPPGVNLGIVYYQHTEHDAYYVNSNKTQGSFKLVTDIGLARFVHYMKIGDYVIDPQIVIPFGKVNLNTPFGPLAPVSANGVADPIIGSALWLMNRPEQQQWFAVSGFASLPLGNYDPANGPVNLGENRWKGIFQAAYTTALGKSFMLDVVGEYAIYGNNNNFLGLTKKQDASYGVQTHLRYVISPATYVGLSYYRDFGGESSLNGISQNDRMNNSRWLATLASFVTPTVQLQIQAGRALKVANGAEDTNQVNLRLVKVF from the coding sequence ATGAATCAACTGAAAAGTCATAAATCTTTCATTTCGAATACGGTTAAAACCTTCGCCAGCGCTGGCTTTGCCGCGCTCGCCTGCAGCAGTGGTGCGGCCGAAATTTCGACCGACCCTGGCGACTATGTTGCGTTGCCGCCCGGTGTCAATCTCGGTATCGTTTATTACCAGCATACCGAGCATGATGCTTATTACGTTAATAGTAACAAGACCCAGGGATCGTTCAAACTGGTGACCGATATCGGATTGGCGCGCTTTGTGCATTATATGAAGATTGGCGATTACGTTATCGATCCGCAGATCGTTATCCCATTTGGCAAAGTGAATCTGAACACCCCGTTTGGCCCACTCGCGCCGGTCTCCGCGAACGGCGTGGCTGATCCGATCATCGGATCGGCTTTATGGCTCATGAATCGCCCCGAACAACAACAATGGTTCGCGGTTTCCGGCTTTGCCTCGCTACCGTTGGGAAATTACGATCCTGCCAACGGTCCGGTTAATCTAGGGGAGAATCGTTGGAAAGGAATCTTTCAAGCGGCGTATACCACCGCGCTGGGAAAAAGCTTCATGTTAGACGTTGTCGGGGAGTATGCAATATACGGCAACAATAATAATTTTCTCGGCCTGACCAAAAAACAGGATGCCAGCTATGGCGTACAGACGCATCTACGGTATGTCATATCACCGGCAACTTATGTCGGACTGTCCTATTATCGTGACTTCGGCGGGGAAAGTTCACTGAATGGTATTTCACAGAACGATCGCATGAATAATAGCCGCTGGCTGGCTACCCTTGCATCTTTCGTGACACCGACGGTGCAGTTGCAGATTCAGGCTGGCCGGGCGCTGAAAGTTGCTAATGGCGCAGAAGACACCAACCAGGTCAATCTTAGACTGGTAAAAGTGTTTTGA